From a region of the Vidua macroura isolate BioBank_ID:100142 chromosome 25, ASM2450914v1, whole genome shotgun sequence genome:
- the ATP5IF1 gene encoding ATPase inhibitor, mitochondrial, whose product MAAVAALAARGGLRGALLAQQQRWSSGSGADQLGELGKGAGKGGGGGGSIREAGGAFGKKQAAEEERYFREKEREQLSALRKHHEEEIHHHQKEIERLQKEIERHKHKIKQLKDD is encoded by the exons ATGGCGGCCGTGGCGGCGctggcggcgcggggcggcctGCGCGGGGCTCTGCTGGCGCAGCAGCAGCGCTGGAGCTCGGGATCGGGCGCCGACCAG CTGGGCGAGCTGGGTAAGGGCGCTGGgaagggcggcggcggcggcggctccatCCGCGAGGCCGGCGGCGCCTTCGGGAAGAAGCAGGCGGCCGAGGAGGAGCGGTACTTCAG GGAAAAGGAGCGggagcagctctctgccttACGGAAGCACCACGAGGAAGAGATCCACCACCACCAGAAAGAGATTGAGCGTCTGCAGAAAGAAATCGAGCGCCATAAGCATAAGATCAAGCAGCTTAAAGATGACTAA
- the DNAJC8 gene encoding dnaJ homolog subfamily C member 8 yields MAAAGPGAGAAEDAFLTFYNEVKQIEKRDSVLTSKNQIDRLTRPGSSYFNLNPFEVLQMDPEATDEEIKKRFRQLSILVHPDKNQDDADRAQKAFEAVDKAYKLLLDQEQKKRALDVIQAGKEYVEHTVKEKKKQLKKDGKPPTVEEDDPEVFKQAVYKQTMKLFAELEIKRKEREAKEMHERKRQREEEIEAQEKAKREREWQKNFEESRDGRVDSWRNFQANTKGKKEKKNRTFLRPPKVKMEQRE; encoded by the exons atggcggcggcggggcccggcgcgGGCGCGGCCGAGGACGCGTTCCTGACCTTCTACAACGAG GTAAAGCAAATTGAAAAACGAGACTCTGTTTTAACATCAAAAAACCAAATTGACCGGCTGACCCGACCTGGATCCTCATATTTCAACTTGAACCCTTTTGAG GTGCTGCAGATGGATCCTGAAGCCACAGatgaagagataaagaaaagatTCCGACAG CTGTCAATATTGGTGCACCCAGACAAAAACCAAGATGATGCAGATAGAGCCCAGAAGGCGTTTGAAG CTGTAGATAAAGCTTACAAGCTGCTGCTAGATCAGGAGCAGAAGAAGAGAGCCTTGGATGTGATACAGGCAGGAAAAGAATATGTGGAACACACT gtgaaagaaaaaaagaagcagctgaagaagGATGGAAAACCTCCAACTGTAGAGGAGGATGATCCTGAAGTT TTCAAACAAGCTGTATACAAACAGACAATGAAGCTCTTTGCTGAACTGGAAattaagaggaaagaaagagaagcaaaagaaaTGCATGAAAG GAAGcggcagagggaagaggaaattGAAGCACAAGAGAAAGCTAAACGAGAACGAGAATGGCAGAAGAACTTTGAG GAAAGTCGGGATGGACGTGTGGACAGCTGGAGAAATTTCCAGGCAAATAcaaaggggaagaaagaaaagaaaaacaggaccTTCCTGAGACCTCCCAAAGTAAAAATGGAGCAGCGTGAATGA
- the PTAFR gene encoding platelet-activating factor receptor: MMSGKGKGGAEGSADFYISCHIDSEFRYSLFTVFYSIIFILGFVANCYVLWIFSHIYPTKKLNEIKIFMVNLTVADLLFLITMPMWIVYYHHHGDWIMPDFLCNVAGCLFFVNTYTSVAFLMVITYNRYQAVTNPIKAAQLTTQRRGIYLSAAIWIIIVGSSLYYLFDNNTNQEEVGSRNFTRCFERYDTTSGVSAVLAIHVIICILFYIIFLLILGWNVVIIRTLFSKSVHPQKSAHVKQRALWMVCTVLSVFIISFVPHHIVHLPWTLTVLEQWKKENCQLRQQLNDAHQVTLCLLSTNCVLDPIIYCFLTKKFQKHVSENLKSMKGSRKCSRQTTDTMIEGTIHQEDAIRIC; the protein is encoded by the coding sequence ATGATGTCTGGAAAAGGCAAAGGAGGTGCAGAAGGCAGTGCTGATTTCTACATTTCATGCCACATAGACTCTGAGTTTCGCTACAGCCTCTTCACTGTTTTCTACAGCATTATCTTCATTCTAGGCTTTGTTGCCAACTGCTATGTTCTCTGGATTTTCAGCCATATTTACCCCACCAAGAAACTCAATGAAATCAAGATATTCATGGTGAACCTCACAGTAGCTGACTTGCTCTTCTTAATTACGATGCCAATGTGGATTGTTTACTACCACCACCATGGAGACTGGATCATGCCTGACTTCCTCTGTAACGTGGCtggctgtttattttttgttaatacCTACACTTCTGTTGCCTTCCTGATGGTCATCACATACAACCGTTACCAAGCTGTGACTAATCCTATTAAAGCTGCTCAGCTGACCACCCAGAGAAGAGGTATCTACCTATCAGCAGCTATCTGGATCATAATAGTGGGCAGCTCTTTGTATTACCTTTTTGACAATAATACTAATCAGGAGGAGGTCGGATCCAGGAATTTCACACGGTGCTTTGAGCGCTATGACACCACGAGTGGTGTTTCAGCTGTTCTCGCCATTCATGTCATCATCTGCATCCTCTTCTAtatcattttccttttaatactAGGTTGGAACGTTGTCATTATCAGGACTCTGTTCTCCAAGTCAGTGCATCCACAGAAAAGCGCTCACGTCAAGCAAAGGGCCCTCTGGATGGTGTGCACAGTGCTGTCTGTGTTCATCATAAGCTTTGTGCCCCATCACATTGTGCACCTGCCCTGGACTCTGACTGTTCTGGAGCAGTGGAAGAAGGAGAACTGTCAGCTGCGCCAACAGCTCAACGATGCTCACCAGGTGACTTTGTGCCTCTTGAGTACGAACTGTGTGTTGGACCCAATCATCTACTGCTTCCTCACCAAGAAGTTTCAGAAGCATGTTTCAGAAAACCTGAAAAGCATGAAAGGGAGTCGCAAATGCTCCAGGCAAACAACTGATACCATGATTGAGGGCACCATTCACCAAGAGGATGCCATTAGGATCTGTTAG